AGGTAATAAGtattcacaaaaaaacaaaaatgcagtTTAACGAAATATCACGGTTTACTTTTGTAGTTTCACAAAAACCAAGAATTACCACACGAACTTCCTGTCATTCGTTCCTCCTGGAACAATTTTGTGAATTTGTTAAAGTCAAGCAGACTagttcatctattataaacacaCAATTAACCATCTTTTCTCACTAGAAGTTAAAGCGATTCGTTCACCTTACCCTTTTCGTATAAACTGATCTAAACTTTAATTTATTAGGATCAAACTGTTTTCCTTTATTTAGAAAAACGTTAGTTTATCGTATCTTTattaactaatgttttttttgtttttttttggttaaagGGAAAGTTTAAACACTGCACACATGATGAAGCCAGCAAATATTTTCTGTGTCGTaaatagaaaatcataattaCAAATTGTTGTTGCTTTGTGTTCCAACACAGCATCTTCTGTATGTTCTACTTCAACtaaaggttttaaaattaaaaatacagaaacaaacatgaaccattatattaatttactatcGATTAGTTTTTTGAAGATTTATActattaattagaaaaacaaaatttgtaattaaattaaactgTATCAAATACCTTTTCCTTATAGaagctttttttatatatttacatcgCTGCATTACAGAACTAAtgattaattacactatgtaacaaaatttttactgtttcttgttcctggacagaaagtgttatttcccagttgcttatgcctaaagtaaatggaaaagatctattcaaactttgcttttgtgacttgggagtgtataacaaaaacatgataggagactgtatttaggggctgatacgtgaaagtgatttacattacagtcacaaatctagAAAaattattcacttctaaacatttttgtataactttagtataaatacatgtaaatcttgattcatatgttgttttattcagacctttgtgtaaatgaaaatgtgcaaatttgtccgtttttacatagaaaataggttaatttctaaatttcattatccgggtcacagaagcaaagtttgaagggaataatggtcattttctgtacttttacaaaataagcaaataacacatactatccaggaacaaaatttgggtaacatagtgttattaataatttatgtcaAGCACAACTCTTCTGTAATATAACAAAACCAAGACTTAACTCTGACAATATTAACAAAGCTTTGATttcgaattttaaataaatgcaaTACATTTGGAGTCCCCAAGttacatatgttgtttttaattatgttctGTTGAATGTCGCGAACGTGTCTACATAATTcaagtattattgttatttatctgtAATACCATAAATAATGACAACATTATGAgtgttgtaaaattacttttacatatttagTAACAGTCCAAAGAATGAACATagagattattaattattatgttaGGTATACCTTAGAAGAGAAGTAATACAAattgattaattaatatgttaGGTATACGTCACAAGAGAAGTAATAcaaatagattaattaatatGTTAGGTATACGTCACAAGAGAAGTAATAcaaatagattaattaatatGTTAGGTATACGTTACAAGAGAAGTAATAcaaatagattaattaatatGTTAGGTATACGTTACAAGAGGAATAATAcaaatagattaattaatatGTTAGATATACGTTACAAGAGAAGTAATAcaaatagattaattaatatGTTAGATATACGTTACAAGAGAAGTAATAcaaatagattaattaatatGTTAGGTATACGTTACAAGAGAAGTAATAcaaatagattaattaatatGTTAGGTATACGTCACAAGAGAAGTAATAcaaatagattaattaatatGTTAGGTATACGTCACAAGAGAAGTAATAcaaatagattaattaatatGTTAGGTATATGTTACAAGAGAAGTAATAcaaatagattaattaatatGTTAGGTATATGTTACAAGAGAAGTAATAcaaatagattaattaatatGTTAGGTATACGTTACAAGAGAAGTAATAcaaatagattaattaatatGTTAGGTATACGTCACAAGAGGAGTAATAcaaatagattaattaatatGTTGGGTATACGTCACAAGAGAAGTAATAcaaatagattaattaatatGTTAGGTATACGTCACAAGAGAAGTAATAcaaatagattaattaatatGTTAGGTATACGTTACAAGAGAAGTAATAcaaatagattaattaatatGTTAGGTATACGTCACAAGAGAAGTAATAcaaatagattaattaatatGTTAGGCATACGTCACAAGAGAAGTAATAcaaatagattaattaatatGTTAGGTATACGTCACAAGAGAAGTAATACATTATCAGATGCCTGAATCGCTTTCTGAAAATGTATTCATCATTAtctgaaagtgtttattttcaaaaaggtCTAAATTTCTCCAGTAGATGATGCAAACTCTTAGGCTGAATAGGAGaactagcaagataaacagatgttataaccaaattcagataataccagcaaaatggttagtacacagacaaaccagccatgttcatctatcctgccacaaaacaagttcatattaaactagcaagacaaacacgttataaccaaattcagataattctcaagtaccagcaaaaaggttagtacacagataaaccagccatgttcatctatcctgccacaaaacaagttcatattaaactagcaaAACAAATGAGTTATATATCTAAACTGTATTATTATCTAGTTTACCCACTTGGCTAGCACAGTAAGTTAACAAccaagttttgtatattttcagataacaaaatcaaagtttgtgtCACCTCTGATATGACTTTACACCTTTTTAGAATCTTTGAAGGTTGTATTAATTCAGCCTTACATATGTAACAGTTATGTGAATCTGGCTTGTAGTTCAAATTAAGCTACATAATACAGTAACATTGGTCATGTCACATTCTGCATCTCagttatttaacaattaaaatcaGATTGTAGGTTTCCCCCATAAAGAGCATGGACACtgaaacaaactgttaaaatatatattttttttaaatatagtttgagAAATATGTACAATTCAAAAGCTAACCATAGTTTTGGAAGTTAAGGGAAGTACAAAACTTTACAAGAGACAAGATGTATCAGTACATTCTTACAGAAAGGTAAGAGAAATAACTGAATAATATTGGTATATTTCCTACGTGTGTGTACACAAAAATTAACTACATATCTTGGTAAGTTCAGTTAACATGCAGAAAGAATAATCattacttgttatttatatacagaaaagCTTACTGGTAAACTTAGCTAACACAAAACATGTTCAACCACTTGaaagtgttgtttctttgtttgaatataatacagcacctcaagatccaactttctaacagtttactttaaaagtgttgtttctttgtttgaatataatacagcacctcaagatccaactttctaacagtttactttaaaagtgttgtttctttgtttgaatataatacagcacctcaagatccaactttctaacagttcactttaaaagtgttgtttctttgtttgaatataatacagcacctcaagatccaactttctaacagttcactttaaaagtgttgtttctttgtttgaatataatacagcacctcaagatccaactttctaacagttcactttaaaagtgttgtttctttgtttgaatataatacagcacctcaagatccaactttctaacagttcactttaaaagtgttgtttctttgtttgaatataatacagcacctcaagatccaactttctaacagtttactttaaaagtgttgtttctttgtttgaatataatacagcacctcaagatccaactttctaacagtttactttaaaagtgttgtttctttgtttgaatataatacagcacctcaagatccaactttctaacagtttactttaaaagtgttgtttctttgtttgaatataatacagcacctcaagatccaactttctaacagtttactttaaaagtgttgtttctttgtttgaatataatacagcacctcaagatccaactttctaacagtttactttaaaagtgttgtttctttgtttgaatataatacagcacctcaagatccaactttctaacagttcactttaaaagtgttgtttctttgtttgaatataatacagcacctcaagatccaactttctaacagtttactttaaaagtgttgtttctttgtttgaatataatacagcacctcaagatccaactttctaacagtttactttaaaagtgttgtttctttgtttgaatataatacagcacctcaagatccaactttctaacagtttactttaaaagtgttgtttctttgtttgaatataatacagcacctcaagatccaactttctaacagtttactttaaaagtgttgtttctttgtttgaatataatacagcacctcaagatccaactttctaacagttcactttaaaagtgttgtttctttgtttgaatataatacagcacctcaagatccaactttctaacagttcactttaaaagtgttgtttctttgtttgaatataatacagcaCCTCAAGATCCAACTTTCTAACAGTTCACTTTACTGTATTTCAAGCAGATTGTAAGAAACGACGTAATGGCCTTTTCCAAGTGGAATGTTCATATCATTATGCTAATGTCTATACAATAATTTAGTCTCATATTTACTTGTACTGATTTCCAGTAGTTGTGgttaatttaatttctaataattaatatacaaagaaaatgtttgaaaataaaagtccAATATGGAAAACTCAACATCAacttaaaaaaaggaaacaaaaatacagaaattacaCAACTGTACTGTTCTGGTTATAAACTGGGGAATACACAAAGATTACCCAATACAACTGTATTGTCATAGCTGTACACTTGAGAAAGGTTAACAGTTGATATGGTTTCTATAGTAATGTTTGATGTTTCAGGATACTTCTACCTAATACAACTGTACTGTCCTAACTGTACACTTGAGAAAGGAGGAAGGTTCAGAGCTGATGTAATAGAGGTTTCTACAGGAGAATGGATTTTTATCTGTCTCATGTGAGTGTCCCGGCCATTCTGATGATTGGACAACACAGCTACTTGGACAAGAAAGGTACGGATAGGACGTTCGTTGCTGTCTTTGAGTGGAATAACCACCCATCCACTTGGTTCATTCAGCTCCACCATCTCCACCTCTTGAAGGTCCTGAAAGTGACTTCCCGCCCGCACAGATATTCTACAGAGAAAAGGTATTTCATGATACACCCAATCACTGGTTATATCATTTCACAagtaaaattttttaatataaagaaagataataaagtgatataaatTTTACTGTCTAAACGAACACTGGGTAAATTAAAGCTTTgttatacaaaatacatttatttaataaaaacaaacttgtaaacaTCACAattgtatgtaataattatttggaAAATCATACCATCAGAAAATTGGGTGAAAAGATCACAAATTTTTAAACCACTAACAAATTCAATACTTTTCTAACAGAGATTTGCCAGGCTTTCTTATCAGTTAGCCATTAGAGTTGTTTAGCATTGTGTTTTCATTCCTTCCACAGTTGTTCATGGTCTGAGGCTCTATTGTAACTCACCATCCAGGATGTTGTCTTGCTGATGGAGACAATGACCAAGACTATATCAATAAGTTTCTTACTGCCAACTCTATCTAGTGACAAATGAGTTACGATGTCATGCAGATGGTGTTTTTCCTGACAAATGAGTTACGATGTCATGCAGATGGTGTTTTTCCTGACAAATGAGTTACGATGTCATGCAGATGGTGTTTTTCCTGACAAATGAGTTACGATGTCATGCAGATGGTGTTTTTCCTGACAAATGAGTTACGATGTCATGCAGATGGTGTTTTTCCTGACAAATGAGTTACGATGTCATGCAGATGGTGTTTTTCCTGACAAATGAGTTACGATGTCATGAAGATGGTGTTTTTCCTGACAAATGAGTTACGATGTCATGCAGATGGTGTTTTTCCTGACAAATGAGTTACGATGTCATGCAGATGGTATTTTTCCTGACAAATGAGTTACGATGTCATGCAGATGGTGTTTTTCCTGACAAATGAGTTACGATGTCATGCAGATGGTATTTTTCCTGACAAATGAGTTACGATGTCATGCAGATGGTATTTTTCCTGACAAATGAGTTACGATGTCATGCAGATGGTATTTTTCCTGACAAATGAGTTACGATGTCATGCAGATGGTATTTTTCCTGACAAATGAGTTACGATGTCATGCAGATGGTGTTTTTCCTGACAAATGAGTTACGATGTCATGCAGATGGTATTTTTCCTGACAAATGAGTTACGATGTCATGCAGATGGTATTTTTTCTGACAAATGAGTTACGATGTCATGCAGATGGTGTTTTTCCTGACAAATGAGTTACGATGTCATGAAGATGGTGTTTTTCCTGACAAATGAGTTACGATGTCATGCAGATGGTATTTTTCCTGACAAATGAGTTACGATGTCATGCAGATGGTGTTTTTCCTGACAAATGAGTTACGATGTCATGCAGATGCTGTTTTTCCTGACAAATGAGTTACGATGTCATGAAGATGGTATTTTTCCCAGTTCTTTTCTGTACTATGTTTATATCTGATACTGATGAAACACTGCCCGATA
This genomic window from Tachypleus tridentatus isolate NWPU-2018 chromosome 10, ASM421037v1, whole genome shotgun sequence contains:
- the LOC143228697 gene encoding LOW QUALITY PROTEIN: anaphase-promoting complex subunit 10-like (The sequence of the model RefSeq protein was modified relative to this genomic sequence to represent the inferred CDS: inserted 1 base in 1 codon) — its product is MMVKTGSEVDPLREEREGKVQEVGSQAVWSLSSCKPGFGVDQIRDNSLETYWQSDGPQPHLVNIQFRXKTTIQDVCIYADYKLDESYTPNRISVRAGSHFQDLQEVEMVELNEPSGWVVIPLKDSNERPIRTFLVQVAVLSNHQNGRDTHMRQIKIHSPVETSITSALNLPPFSSVQLGQYSCIR